A portion of the Blautia hansenii DSM 20583 genome contains these proteins:
- the aroA gene encoding 3-phosphoshikimate 1-carboxyvinyltransferase has protein sequence MIFKKSTPLRGELAVPGDKSISHRAVMLGALAKGTTSVTNFLKGADCLSTISCFEKMGIEIEQLPSEILIHGKGLHGLNAPETILDAGNSGTTTRLLSGILAGQAFCTTLTGDASIQKRPMTRIITPLSQMGGKIESLSDNGCAPLKITGHPLKPIHYLSPVSSAQVKSCVLLAGMYADGITKVTEPYLSRNHSELMLRSFGADVISEGTTAAITGNPVLEGQNVIVPGDISSAAYFIAAGLLIPGSEILIKDVGINPTRDGILKVCADMGADIQLLNKREYGKEPVADILVKHSELKATVIEGALIPTLIDELPMLAVMAAFAQGTTVIRDAQELKVKESNRLDIIVQHLSAMGADIIPTEDGMEIHGGKPLKGAVLDSYMDHRIAMSFAVAGMAADGETEILNASCVDISYPEFYRDMAAISAS, from the coding sequence ATGATTTTTAAAAAATCCACTCCTCTTCGAGGAGAGCTTGCCGTTCCGGGAGATAAATCCATCTCTCACAGAGCCGTCATGCTCGGGGCTCTTGCAAAAGGAACCACTTCTGTTACCAATTTTTTAAAAGGCGCTGATTGTCTGTCTACAATCTCCTGCTTTGAAAAAATGGGCATTGAAATTGAACAGCTTCCTTCGGAAATTTTAATTCACGGCAAAGGACTTCACGGCTTAAACGCTCCTGAAACGATTTTAGATGCAGGAAACAGCGGAACTACTACCCGCCTTTTATCCGGTATTTTAGCCGGACAGGCTTTTTGTACTACTTTAACCGGAGATGCTTCTATTCAGAAACGTCCTATGACACGAATTATTACTCCCCTTTCCCAAATGGGAGGCAAAATAGAAAGTCTATCCGACAACGGCTGTGCACCGCTGAAAATAACGGGGCATCCTTTAAAGCCCATACATTATCTTTCACCGGTAAGCTCTGCACAGGTGAAGTCCTGTGTTTTATTGGCAGGAATGTATGCAGATGGCATCACAAAAGTGACAGAGCCCTATCTTTCCCGCAACCATTCTGAACTGATGCTCCGCTCCTTTGGTGCAGACGTCATTTCAGAAGGAACTACTGCGGCTATCACGGGCAATCCTGTTTTAGAAGGACAAAATGTCATTGTTCCCGGAGATATTTCTTCTGCGGCTTATTTTATTGCTGCGGGACTTCTAATTCCGGGCTCTGAAATTTTAATCAAAGATGTGGGAATAAATCCTACACGAGATGGCATTCTAAAAGTATGCGCAGATATGGGCGCAGATATTCAGCTTTTAAATAAGAGGGAATACGGAAAAGAGCCTGTGGCCGATATTCTGGTAAAACACAGCGAGTTAAAAGCAACAGTTATCGAAGGCGCACTTATTCCCACTCTCATTGACGAACTTCCGATGCTTGCTGTTATGGCAGCCTTTGCCCAAGGTACTACCGTCATCCGTGATGCGCAGGAATTAAAGGTAAAAGAGTCTAACCGTCTGGATATTATTGTGCAGCATTTATCCGCTATGGGAGCTGATATTATTCCTACGGAAGACGGCATGGAAATACATGGAGGCAAGCCTTTAAAAGGCGCTGTTTTAGACAGCTATATGGATCACAGAATTGCCATGTCCTTTGCCGTTGCCGGTATGGCTGCTGACGGAGAAACAGAAATTTTAAATGCTTCCTGCGTAGATATCTCCTATCCTGAATTTTATCGGGATATGGCTGCAATTTCTGCTTCATAA
- a CDS encoding histidine phosphatase family protein yields MMKLYILRHGETQWNVQKRLQGASDTELNEKGIALAEKTGEALKEIPFYCCFTSPLKRAKDTAKLALGNREIPIYEDARIQEICFGEWEGENSSLLPQEMLYNFFHNTKDYRAPKGGEELAHICARTRDFWEDIIAREELQDKNILIASHGCAVRALLQNVYEDADIANFWHGKVPPNCSVNIVEMKENKAILLEEDVVYY; encoded by the coding sequence ATGATGAAGTTATATATTCTTAGACATGGAGAAACCCAGTGGAATGTGCAGAAAAGGCTGCAAGGGGCTTCTGACACTGAGTTAAACGAAAAGGGTATTGCTTTGGCAGAAAAAACAGGAGAGGCGCTGAAGGAAATTCCTTTTTACTGTTGTTTTACCAGTCCTTTAAAGAGAGCAAAGGACACGGCAAAGCTGGCGCTTGGCAACAGGGAAATTCCCATCTATGAAGATGCAAGAATACAGGAAATTTGCTTTGGAGAGTGGGAGGGAGAAAATTCTTCCCTGCTTCCTCAGGAGATGCTTTATAATTTCTTCCATAACACAAAGGATTATAGAGCACCAAAAGGGGGAGAAGAGCTTGCTCACATTTGCGCCAGAACCAGAGATTTTTGGGAGGATATTATTGCCAGAGAAGAATTGCAGGATAAAAATATTCTCATTGCTTCTCACGGCTGCGCAGTGCGTGCGCTTTTACAAAACGTATATGAAGACGCAGATATTGCAAATTTCTGGCATGGAAAAGTTCCGCCAAACTGCAGTGTGAATATTGTAGAAATGAAAGAGAACAAAGCTATACTTCTTGAAGAAGATGTGGTATATTACTAA
- the queA gene encoding tRNA preQ1(34) S-adenosylmethionine ribosyltransferase-isomerase QueA, producing the protein MRTADFYYDLPEELIAQDPLLDRSSSRLMHLDKQTGEICHTDFKHIIDYLNPEDCLVINDTRVIPARLYGSKVGTDAGIEILLLKRRENNIWETLVKPGKKAKPGTKISFGDGLLIGEVLDIVEEGNRLIQFQYEGIFEEILDKLGEMPLPPYITHKLQDKERYQTVYAKNEGSAAAPTAGLHFTKELLKEIEEKGVKIAHVTLHVGLGTFRPVKVDDVESHHMHSEFYVVEEEQAKIINETKAKGGRVISVGTTSCRTLESATDENGILQAKSGWTDIFIYPGYQFKMIDALITNFHLPESTLLMLVSALAGKEKIMNAYEEAVKERYRFFSFGDAMIIE; encoded by the coding sequence ATGAGAACAGCAGACTTTTATTATGATTTGCCGGAAGAACTGATTGCACAGGATCCATTATTAGACAGGTCATCTTCCAGACTGATGCACTTGGATAAACAAACCGGTGAAATATGCCATACAGATTTTAAACATATTATTGACTATTTAAACCCAGAGGATTGTCTTGTTATCAATGATACAAGAGTAATACCGGCTCGTTTATACGGAAGTAAGGTCGGAACAGATGCAGGGATTGAAATTCTTCTGTTAAAAAGAAGAGAAAACAATATATGGGAAACCTTAGTAAAACCGGGTAAAAAAGCAAAACCGGGAACAAAAATCAGCTTTGGCGATGGACTTTTAATCGGTGAAGTGCTGGATATTGTAGAAGAAGGAAATCGTCTGATACAGTTTCAGTACGAAGGGATTTTCGAAGAAATCTTAGACAAGCTGGGAGAAATGCCTCTTCCTCCTTATATCACTCATAAGCTTCAGGATAAGGAACGTTACCAGACCGTTTATGCAAAAAACGAGGGAAGTGCAGCAGCGCCTACGGCAGGACTTCATTTTACAAAAGAATTATTGAAAGAAATAGAAGAAAAAGGCGTGAAAATTGCCCATGTAACCCTTCATGTGGGACTGGGTACGTTCCGCCCTGTAAAGGTAGATGATGTAGAAAGTCATCACATGCACTCTGAATTTTATGTAGTGGAAGAGGAGCAGGCAAAAATCATCAATGAAACAAAGGCAAAAGGCGGCAGAGTGATTTCCGTGGGAACTACAAGCTGCAGAACTTTAGAGTCTGCCACAGATGAGAATGGGATTTTGCAGGCAAAAAGCGGATGGACAGATATTTTTATCTATCCCGGCTATCAGTTTAAAATGATTGATGCTTTAATTACAAACTTCCATTTACCGGAGTCAACCCTTTTAATGCTGGTTTCTGCATTGGCGGGAAAAGAAAAGATTATGAATGCTTATGAAGAAGCAGTAAAAGAGCGTTATCGCTTTTTCAGCTTCGGAGATGCCATGATTATTGAGTGA
- the pckA gene encoding phosphoenolpyruvate carboxykinase (ATP), which yields MAELNLSKYGITGTTEIVHNPSYELLFAEETKPELEGFEKGQESELGAVNVMTGVYTGRSPKDKFIVMDENSKDTVWWTSDEYKNDNHPATQEAWDTVKDIALKELSNKKLYVVDAFCGANKDTRMAIRFIVEVAWQAHFVTNMFIQPTEEELKDFEPDFIVYNASKAKVENYKELGLNSETAVMFNITSREQVIVNTWYGGEMKKGMFSMMNYYLPLKGIASMHCSANTDLNGENTAIFFGLSGTGKTTLSTDPKRLLIGDDEHGWDDNGVFNFEGGCYAKVIDLDKDSEPDIYNAIKRDALLENVTLDAEGKIDFTDKSVTENTRVSYPINHIENIVRPVSSAPAAKEVIFLSADAFGVLPPVSILTPEQTQYYFLSGFTAKLAGTERGITEPTPTFSACFGQAFLELHPTKYAEELVKKMQQSGAKAYLVNTGWNGTGKRISIKDTRGIIDAILNGDILNAPTKKIPYFNFEVPTELPGVDTNILDPRNTYADASEWETKAKDLAQRFIKNFAKYEGNKAGKALVAAGPQE from the coding sequence ATGGCAGAATTGAATTTAAGCAAATACGGCATCACTGGAACAACTGAGATTGTTCACAACCCTTCTTATGAATTATTATTCGCTGAAGAAACAAAACCGGAACTGGAAGGCTTTGAAAAAGGTCAGGAAAGTGAACTGGGTGCAGTTAACGTAATGACAGGTGTATACACAGGACGTTCTCCTAAAGACAAATTCATCGTTATGGATGAAAACTCTAAAGACACTGTATGGTGGACTTCTGATGAATACAAAAATGACAACCATCCAGCTACACAGGAAGCTTGGGATACTGTAAAAGATATTGCTTTAAAAGAGCTGTCTAACAAAAAACTGTATGTTGTAGATGCTTTCTGCGGTGCAAACAAAGATACACGTATGGCTATCCGTTTTATCGTAGAAGTAGCTTGGCAGGCACATTTTGTTACAAACATGTTCATTCAGCCTACTGAAGAAGAGCTGAAAGACTTCGAACCAGACTTTATCGTATACAATGCTTCTAAAGCAAAAGTTGAAAACTACAAAGAATTAGGATTAAACTCTGAAACAGCTGTTATGTTCAACATCACAAGCCGTGAGCAGGTTATCGTAAATACATGGTACGGCGGAGAAATGAAAAAAGGTATGTTCTCTATGATGAACTACTACCTTCCATTAAAAGGTATCGCTTCCATGCACTGCTCTGCAAACACAGACTTAAATGGTGAAAACACAGCAATTTTCTTCGGTCTTTCCGGAACAGGAAAAACTACACTTTCCACAGATCCAAAACGTCTCTTAATCGGTGATGACGAACACGGCTGGGATGACAACGGTGTATTTAACTTTGAAGGCGGATGCTACGCAAAAGTTATCGACTTAGATAAAGATTCTGAACCAGATATCTACAATGCAATCAAACGTGACGCTCTTCTTGAGAACGTAACATTAGATGCAGAAGGAAAAATCGACTTTACAGATAAGAGTGTAACAGAAAATACTCGTGTATCTTATCCAATTAACCACATTGAAAATATTGTTCGTCCTGTATCTTCTGCTCCAGCTGCAAAAGAAGTTATCTTCTTATCTGCAGATGCATTTGGTGTATTACCTCCAGTATCTATTCTGACACCAGAACAGACACAGTACTACTTCCTTTCTGGATTTACAGCAAAATTAGCTGGTACAGAACGTGGAATTACAGAACCTACACCAACATTCTCCGCTTGCTTTGGACAGGCATTCTTAGAGCTGCATCCAACAAAATACGCTGAAGAGCTTGTTAAGAAAATGCAGCAGAGTGGAGCAAAGGCTTACCTTGTAAACACAGGATGGAATGGTACAGGAAAACGTATCTCCATTAAAGATACTCGTGGTATCATCGACGCTATCTTAAACGGAGACATCTTAAACGCTCCTACAAAGAAAATTCCATACTTCAACTTCGAAGTACCTACAGAACTTCCAGGTGTTGATACAAACATTCTTGATCCTCGTAATACTTATGCAGATGCTTCCGAATGGGAAACAAAAGCAAAAGACTTAGCACAGAGATTTATTAAGAACTTTGCTAAATACGAAGGAAATAAAGCTGGTAAAGCATTAGTTGCTGCCGGTCCTCAGGAATAA